Below is a genomic region from Caldicoprobacter guelmensis.
TAAACGCATACTTTCGGGATCCCCATGTTCAATAACCATTTTACTGATAGGTACGGTTAATTTTATATTTTGCGCAATAAATCTATTGTTTACATAATTTCTTAATATTACTTCAGCTCCTTGGGTTTTTAAATTCCCCAAACACCAAAATGGCGATGGCGTTTCGTAATTGGGATACACATTAAAATCTTTGTCTATAAAAAATATAGGTTTGTTTGTTACTATATTTTCTGTAGAATTATCCAAGGCTAGCTGATTATAAAGTTCTTTTTCGGTGTCTCCTAATACATCTCTAATGTGTGATTTTCCAAAATGTTTTAATGTAAGATCAATTAATTTATGAGGGATCTTTTCGATATCATCAGGTGTAATCCAAAAATCATAAAATTGTTCATTTTCACCATCACAAGAACCTTGGTGAAAGAAAAAATCAAATTCTCTACCTATATCAGCACAACGCTTCTCCAAATTTAATGTTTCAATTAAGTATTGAATATATGGCAACTGTGCAATATTAATCTTATATATAAAGGTTTGAATGCGAGGGGCTATCCCGTACTGAAATAATATGTCAATTGTTTGCAGTATTTCTTGAAATGCCCCTTTTCTGCCAACAAAATAATCAGTAGTTTTCTCATCTCCAAAAATAGTTAATTGAGCCACCTTAACACCAAGGGATGCCAGCCACGGAACATATTCCTTGTCACGGACAGCACGCCAATAACTAATAAGTTCAAAATGTGGTGTTTTTGTATCTGA
It encodes:
- a CDS encoding radical SAM protein; its protein translation is MKFEKITVCLDMYGCPNRCKHCWLGVTPNGNLSIDDLKFVAEQFRPFTDNLEVSDRYREEDYSDNYKELWRITSELSDTKTPHFELISYWRAVRDKEYVPWLASLGVKVAQLTIFGDEKTTDYFVGRKGAFQEILQTIDILFQYGIAPRIQTFIYKINIAQLPYIQYLIETLNLEKRCADIGREFDFFFHQGSCDGENEQFYDFWITPDDIEKIPHKLIDLTLKHFGKSHIRDVLGDTEKELYNQLALDNSTENIVTNKPIFFIDKDFNVYPNYETPSPFWCLGNLKTQGAEVILRNYVNNRFIAQNIKLTVPISKMVIEHGDPESMRLFSKWDYKNYILHKYCRAWYANNQL